The genomic interval CGGCGGGCGGCAGCCCCGCCGTCTCCGCCCGACGCTTCAGCTCTTCCTTGCGCGCCAGCAACCGTTCGCCGAGCGCGTCGAGATCGACGCCCGCCGCGCGCGCCTGCTGGAACATATTGTCGTGCTGTTTCTCTTCTTCCTTCACATGATGCTTGATCTCTTCGGACAGCACGGTGACCTTTGCCTCGAAATATTCGTCGTCCGGACCCGATGCGACGATGTCGTTGATCAGCAGCTTCGCGCCGTCATGCTCGACATAGGCCTCCTTCAGGAGGTCGTCGTCGATCATGCCCTTGAGCGCCGGGTAGAAGACCTCTTCCTCGATCTGGGCATGGATCTTGAGTTCGGTGCAGATGCGGTCGGCGATCTTCGCCTTGCGGTCGCTGCCGCTCGCCTTCTCGAATTCCTCGAACAGGGCTTCGACCGCACGGTGGTCGGCGGCAAGGATGTGCGTCGCGTCGGTATCGCTGGATTTCATTGCAGTCCCTTTCCTGTGCCCCCATGCGATTTAAATGAATATCTTCCCCCGGAAGTTGCAGACATCCGGCGCGGCAAGACAGCAAATCGCGAAAATAGTGGGTGAAATTAATCCAGGTTATGACGGTCCTTTTTCCGGCCGATGATCGCCGCCGCGCCGTGAACCGCGGCCGCGGCTCCGCTATTCGATCACCACCCGAATCGCGAAGCATGGGCTGCCGGCTTCGTCGACCACGTCGATACGAAGGCCATTATCCTGCATCACCATCTCGGGATCGTCGCTGAGCAGATTTCCGCCATAGCGAACCGCCTCGCGCCGCGCGGCATAGAGGTCGGGAAGGTCCATCCCGGCGTCGTCGACATGCGGCGACCCGTTGGTCGTGTTGAAGTAATAATGGGGCATTGAAATACTCCCGGCTTGTTGCGCGGACCGCCCGTTCAAACCCGCGAGATATTGTTTCGATGCAGATAAGCCGACGAAAAGCTTGAAATTTTGGCGAGGTTCGAAAAATGCAGGATCGTCAGCGATCGCGACGGCCGGCCGATCGCTCCCATTTTTTCGAGCTGCCGGATCATCCGGTTCACATGCACCGGCGTCAGGCCAAGCAGGTCGGCGAGTTGCTCCTGCGTCAGCGGCACCTCGAAATTCGTGCTCGTCTCGGTCGCGATGTCGCTGACCCGGTCGTGAAGTTCGCAAAGCAGGTGCGCGAGCCGCGACAGCGCATTGCGCCGGCCGATATTGAGCAGCCATTCGCGGCTGATCGAGGATTCGATCAATATGTCGATCAGCACGGCGCGCGCGACGGCGGGTCGCGCCATCGTGAGCCGTTCGAGCGCCACCAGCGGCACCAGCGCGAATTCGGCCGGGGTCAAGGCGCGGATGTCATGATCCGCCTTGTGCAGATAGAGCGATTGCAGGTCGAGCGCGTCGCCGGGCAATTTCAGCGCGACGATCTGCCGGCCGCCGTCCGATGCGACTTTCTGGCGATAGGCGAAGCCATCGAGAAGAATCGGACAGACCTCGGCCTGGTCGCCTTCGCGCAGGATCGAACCGCCCGGCGGCAGGCGCTTGATATGGTGCGGCAACGCCGCGATCGCTTGCTGATCGGCAGTCGACAAGGGGCTGTGGCTGAGCAATTTCCGTATCAGGATGCTCAGCGGCCCCAGTTCCATTTGCCGGCGGTGCTGGTCCATCCACCGCGACAAGGGCGTGACGTCGCTCGGCACATCATCCTCGCTTGGCGCCGGTCGGCACCCGTCAGTC from uncultured Sphingopyxis sp. carries:
- a CDS encoding Crp/Fnr family transcriptional regulator, whose amino-acid sequence is MPSDVTPLSRWMDQHRRQMELGPLSILIRKLLSHSPLSTADQQAIAALPHHIKRLPPGGSILREGDQAEVCPILLDGFAYRQKVASDGGRQIVALKLPGDALDLQSLYLHKADHDIRALTPAEFALVPLVALERLTMARPAVARAVLIDILIESSISREWLLNIGRRNALSRLAHLLCELHDRVSDIATETSTNFEVPLTQEQLADLLGLTPVHVNRMIRQLEKMGAIGRPSRSLTILHFSNLAKISSFSSAYLHRNNISRV
- a CDS encoding hemerythrin domain-containing protein, which encodes MKSSDTDATHILAADHRAVEALFEEFEKASGSDRKAKIADRICTELKIHAQIEEEVFYPALKGMIDDDLLKEAYVEHDGAKLLINDIVASGPDDEYFEAKVTVLSEEIKHHVKEEEKQHDNMFQQARAAGVDLDALGERLLARKEELKRRAETAGLPPAELVTM